A region of the Dehalococcoidia bacterium genome:
GCGACTTCCTAAGCCCAGGGGCACTGGTGGGGCTCTCTCTCCTTGGGGTATACCTGGCCATCATGGCCGGCACGGGCCTCTATTATCTGCGGCGCAGGAGTTGACACCACACTCCCAGATGAACCAATATCTTTGGTAACGAGTGATCCGATTCTTTGCAGTCTGTTGAAGGAGGCAAACCATGAAGGCGGCAGTTATGACCCAGTTCAAGGCCCCCCTGGAGATAAAAGAGGTGCCCGACCCCACCCCCGGCCCCAGCGACGCCCTGGTGCGAGTGGAGGCCTGCGGCATCTGCCGCAGCGACTGGCACGTCTGGCAAGGGGACTGGAGCTGGATGGGCCTGTCCGTCAACCTACCGGTCATTATGGGCCACGAGTTCGGGGGTGTGGTGGAGGCGGTGGGGGACCACGTCCAGGGGTTCCGCCCCGGCGACCGCGTGACGGTGCCCTTCCACCTGGCCTGTGGCCGCTGTCAGTACTGCTATAGTGGCCGCTCCAACATCTGCCTCGCCTACGGGGTCATCGGCATCAATAGGGATGGGGGCTACGGCAGGCTGGTGGTGGTGCCCAACGCCGACGTCAACCTGGTGCGCCTGCCCGAGGGGGTGGACTTTCTATCTGCCGCCGCCCTGGGCTGCCGGTACATGACTGCCTTCCATGCGGTGGTGGACCGCGCCCGCGTGCGCCCCGGCGAGTGGATAGCCGTCTTCGGCGTAGGGGGCGTGGGCCTCTCCGCCGTCCAGATCGCCTCTGCCCTGGGAGCCAAGGTGGTGGCCGTGGACATCAGCGACGAGAAGCTGGAAAGGGCCCGCCAGGAGGGGGCGGTCGCCACCATCAACGCCCGCGCCGAAAACCCGGTGCAGAAGATCCGGGAGATCACCGACGGCGGCGCCGATGTGGGCGTCGATGCCCTTGGCTCGGCCCAGACGGCCTTCAACTCCGTCTTCTCCCTGAAACGGGGAGGCCGCCATCTGCAGGTAGGGCTTACCAGCCAGCCGGAGCGGGGGATGGTCGCCCTGCCCATAGACGTAATGGTGGTGCAAGAGATCGACCTCATCACCAGCGTAGGGTGCCCCATCACCTCTTACCCGGGCCTGCTGGCCATGGTGGCCGCTGGCAAGCTGGACCCCAAACGCTTGGTAGGCCAGACCATACCCGTGGAGGGGGTCAACGACGTCCTCAATGCCATGACGGAGTTCGCCACCTTGGGCTTCCAGGTCATCAACCGCTGGTAAGCTACCAGCGGAGGAGGCGGCGCCACCGCGTGTCGAACCGCCAGAGCCCTGCCTGGCGGGCATACTCATAGGCCAGGGCCATCTCCTGGGGGAAGACCCGCCGGTTTATCTCTGCGTACTTGGCCTCTGTGCGTGCCTTCCAGGCCGGATAATACTGGTCCATGATGTTCACGTATGTATCGGGCGATAGCTCCTCTGCCAGGAACCTCATAATGTGGCGGGTGTCGTCCAGGAGCCCAGGCATCACCAGGTGGCGCACCAGGACTCCCCTCAGGGCCAGACCTGCCTCGTCCACCTTTAGCACCCCCACCTGCTGGTGCATGGCCCTGATGACCTCCTGCGCCACCTCAGGGTAATCGGGGGCCAAAAGGTACTTGCGGGCGTGCTCCCGATGCCAGAGCTTGAAATCGGGCATGTATATGTCCACCACGCCTTCCATGAGCTGAATGGAGTGAAGGGAGTCATAGGCACTGGTGTTATAGACGATGGGCAGTCGCAGGCCCATCTCGATGGCGTAGGGGATGGCCTCCAGCACCTGGGCCACCACGTGTTCAGGGGTGACGAAGTTGATGTTGTGGCATCCCATCTCCTGCAGGCGAACCATCATGCGGGCCAGCTCCTTAGGGGTCACCTCCTCCCCCTGCCCCAGCTGGCTTATCTCGAAGTTCTGGCAGAAGACACAGCGCAGGTTGCACCAGGAGAAGAAGATGGTGCCCGAACCCCGCCAGCCCCGCAGCACGTCCTCCTCCCCAAAATGGGGGAAGTAGGAGGAGACGCGGGCGTACCGTCCCGACTTGCACACCCCGAAGCGGTCGCGGGCCCGGTCCACATGGCAGCGACGGGGGCAGAGGGTGCAGTCGGCCAGGGCCGTCAAGGCCTCCTCCACCTTCTCCCGCAGCCTCCCCTCCTCGTAGGTCTTCAGATAGGCAGGCACGAAGTCCCGCCGCCGGACGACGAACCGCCCATCGCCATGGACCTCAGGCGGTATATCAGGGGCCAGGAGCAAGGCCACGGCCATCACCACCCGAGGCTACTATAGCACGATTGAAGCAGACCGCCCTCTTTTGCCCACCGCTCCACACCCAGGGGCTCACTAGGTAGCAGGCATCTGGGGGCCACGGGCCGGGCCCACCCACACCGTCTGCACGTTAACGAACTCGCGGATGCCGAACTCCGAGAGCTCCCGTCCGTAGCCGCTACGTTTCACCCCGCCAAAGGGAAGGCGGGGGTCGGACACCACCATGCCGTTGATGAACACATTGCCGGCCTCCAGCTCCCCGGCGAGCTCCAGGGCCTGGGTGACATCACCCGTCCAGATAGACGCCCCTAGGCCATAGGGAGTGCCATTGGCCAGGCTTATGGCCTCCTGTAAGTCGCGGGCCACCAAGACGGCCGCCACCGGCCCGAAGGTCTCCTGACAGGCAGCGGGCATCTCCGGGGAGACATCGACCAGCACGGTGGGGGCATAGAAGTAGCCGCGGCCGGGCAGAGGCTCCCCTCCCAAGAGGAGACGCGCCCCCATCTCCACGGAGCGGCGCACCTGGGAATGTAGCTCCTCCCGCAGGTCGGGACGGGCCAGGGGGCCGATATCGGTCCGACGATCCAGGGGGTCGCCCACCCGTAGGGCCCTTATGTTCTCCACCAAGAGGCTGACAAACTCAGGTGCCACCTTCTCCAGGACTATAAAACGCTTGGCAGCGATGCAGCTTTGACCCGTGTTCTGGTTGCGGGCCCTGGCGCCCACCCGCGCCGCCTCCGCCAAGTCGGCGTCCTCCAGGACGATGAAGGGGTCGGAGCCCCCCAGCTCCATGACCGTCTTCTTGATGTGGCGCCCGGCCATCTGGGCCACCTGGGCCCCAGTGACGTCGCTACCCGTGAGGGCCACCCCCCTCACCCGGTGGTCAGCGATGACCCCTTCCACCTGCCGGCCCGTCAGTAGGAGGGTCTGGAACATCCCCTCGGGGAAGCCTGCCTCCTGGAAGGCCCTCTCTATGGCCAAGGCGCACTGGGGCACGTTGGAGGCATGCTTAAGGAGGACCACGTTGCCAGCCATGATGGCCGGGACAGCGCACCGGAAGACCTGCCAGAACGGGAAGTTCCATGGCATTATGGCCAATATGGGCCCTAAGGGCACGAACTGCACATAGCTGCGGGTGGCGTTGGTCTCCACCTCCAGGGGGGACAGGAACCTGTGGGCGTTGTCAGCGAAGTAATCACAACACCATGCGCACTTCAGCACCTCGGCCTCCGCCTCCACGATGGGCTTGCCCATCTCCAGGGTGATAAGGCGGGCCATCTCGTCCCGGCGCTGGCGCAGATGACGGGCCAAGGCACGCATGAGGGCCGACCGCTCCTCCCAAGGGGTTAGCCGCCAACGCTGGAACGTCTCCCAGGCACGGGAGAGGGCCTGCTCCACCTCCTCAGGAGTATGCTCCTGGAAGGTGGCCAGCACCTCCTCGGTGGTCGGATTGAGGGAGACCAAGGCCATATCGCAGCCCCATTATAAGCCGTCCACCGCTTATAATGGCCACGGGCCTTGCCGGCCCAGGAGGTCCCATGGAGTACCGCGATTCCCCAGAGGAGGCAGCCTTCCGTCGGCAGGTGCGGGAGTTCATCGAGACGGAGTGTCCGCGCGAGCTGCGCACCCCCCAGGGCGGAGAGTGGGGCATGCTCAGCGGTGATGTGCGGCCCATGAGCGAGAGGCGCCGTCGGTGGCGCCAGAAGCTCCTAGAGAGGGGATGGCTCGCCCCCGCCTGGCCCAAGGAGTACGGAGGTGGGGGCCTCTCGGTGAAGGAGCAGTTCATCCTGAACGAGGAGCTGGCCAAGGCCCGCGCCCCCAGGTTCATGGACGTAGGGCTGGGCTGGGTGGGGCCCACCCTCATCATCCACGGCACCGAGGAGCAAAGGCGCCGGTTCCTCCGCCCCATCCTCACCGGTGAGGAGATCTGGTGTCAGGGGTTCAGCGAGCCCAACGCCGGCTCCGACCTGGCCAACGTGCAGACCCGTGCCGTGCGTCAGGGCGATTATTACATCGTCAACGGCCAGAAGATATGGACCTCTGGCGCTCAACACGCCCACTGGATGATCCTCCTATGCCGCACCGATCCTTCCGCCCCCAAGCACAAGGGCCTCTCGTACCTCATGGTGGACATGCGCAGCCCCGGCATCACCGTGCGGGAGATGGAGACCATGGCCGGCACCCGCATCTTCTGCCAGGTCTTCCTGGAGGACGTCAAGGTGCCGGTGGTCAACCTGGTGGGGGAGGAGGGGAAGGGCTGGTATGTGGCCACCACCACCTTAGACTTCGAGCGCTCCCTGGTCCACCTACCGGTGGAGTATCGCCAGATGGTCCTCTCCCTAGTGGACTACAGCCGCCAAGGGATGCCCCCAGGCGTCCGGCCCCTGGCGCGGGCCGCCCTGGCCGAGCGCTTCATCGAGACGGAGGTGGCCTATAACCTCTCCCTGCGAGTGGTCTCCTTGCAGGCGCGTGGGATGGTCCCCAACTACGAGGCCTCCATCGTCAAGCTGTACTGCTCGGAGCAACGTATTGCGGCCACCGCCATGCGTCTCCTCTCCTTATACGCTCAGGTGACGGGACGGGAGGGGCCCTGGGCGCCCCTAGGGGGGCGTGTGGGGCGCCTCTACCTGTATGCCGTGGCCGCCACCATAGGCGGCGGCACATCGGAGATCCAGCGTAACATCATCGCCATCCGCGGCCTGGGGCTACCCCGCGGTTAGCGCACCACCAGGTTGATGAGGCGGCCAGGGACGTAGATGGTCCGCTCTATGGACCGTTGGTCGATGTGCTGACGCACCCTAGGGCTCTCCAGGGCCAGGCGGAGGGCCTCTTCCTCACTGATCTCAGCCGGCACCTGCAGCTTGTCCCGCACCTTACCGTTGACCTGGACTACCAGGGTGATCTCCTGTGGTCGGGCCAGCTCAGGGTCATAGGAGGGCCAGGCCTGCTGATGGATGCTGTAGGGCCTGCCCCGCCTCTCCCAGAGCTCCTCAGTGATGTGGGGAGCGAGAGGAGCCATGACCAGGAGGAGGGCATCAATGGCCTCCTCCCAGGCCTGGGGGTGCACCGGCCCCTCCTGTCGGAACCGGTATAGCTGGTTGGTCATCTCCATGAGGGCGGAGATGAGGGTGTTGAAGCGGAAGCGCTCCATGTCATCGGTGGCCTTCTTGATGGTGCGATGGGTGAGGCGACGCAGGGGCAGGGGGTCGGCGGTGGCGTCCTTGTGGGG
Encoded here:
- a CDS encoding zinc-dependent alcohol dehydrogenase family protein, encoding MKAAVMTQFKAPLEIKEVPDPTPGPSDALVRVEACGICRSDWHVWQGDWSWMGLSVNLPVIMGHEFGGVVEAVGDHVQGFRPGDRVTVPFHLACGRCQYCYSGRSNICLAYGVIGINRDGGYGRLVVVPNADVNLVRLPEGVDFLSAAALGCRYMTAFHAVVDRARVRPGEWIAVFGVGGVGLSAVQIASALGAKVVAVDISDEKLERARQEGAVATINARAENPVQKIREITDGGADVGVDALGSAQTAFNSVFSLKRGGRHLQVGLTSQPERGMVALPIDVMVVQEIDLITSVGCPITSYPGLLAMVAAGKLDPKRLVGQTIPVEGVNDVLNAMTEFATLGFQVINRW
- a CDS encoding radical SAM protein, translated to MAVALLLAPDIPPEVHGDGRFVVRRRDFVPAYLKTYEEGRLREKVEEALTALADCTLCPRRCHVDRARDRFGVCKSGRYARVSSYFPHFGEEDVLRGWRGSGTIFFSWCNLRCVFCQNFEISQLGQGEEVTPKELARMMVRLQEMGCHNINFVTPEHVVAQVLEAIPYAIEMGLRLPIVYNTSAYDSLHSIQLMEGVVDIYMPDFKLWHREHARKYLLAPDYPEVAQEVIRAMHQQVGVLKVDEAGLALRGVLVRHLVMPGLLDDTRHIMRFLAEELSPDTYVNIMDQYYPAWKARTEAKYAEINRRVFPQEMALAYEYARQAGLWRFDTRWRRLLRW
- a CDS encoding NAD-dependent succinate-semialdehyde dehydrogenase, which codes for MALVSLNPTTEEVLATFQEHTPEEVEQALSRAWETFQRWRLTPWEERSALMRALARHLRQRRDEMARLITLEMGKPIVEAEAEVLKCAWCCDYFADNAHRFLSPLEVETNATRSYVQFVPLGPILAIMPWNFPFWQVFRCAVPAIMAGNVVLLKHASNVPQCALAIERAFQEAGFPEGMFQTLLLTGRQVEGVIADHRVRGVALTGSDVTGAQVAQMAGRHIKKTVMELGGSDPFIVLEDADLAEAARVGARARNQNTGQSCIAAKRFIVLEKVAPEFVSLLVENIRALRVGDPLDRRTDIGPLARPDLREELHSQVRRSVEMGARLLLGGEPLPGRGYFYAPTVLVDVSPEMPAACQETFGPVAAVLVARDLQEAISLANGTPYGLGASIWTGDVTQALELAGELEAGNVFINGMVVSDPRLPFGGVKRSGYGRELSEFGIREFVNVQTVWVGPARGPQMPAT
- a CDS encoding acyl-CoA dehydrogenase family protein — translated: MEYRDSPEEAAFRRQVREFIETECPRELRTPQGGEWGMLSGDVRPMSERRRRWRQKLLERGWLAPAWPKEYGGGGLSVKEQFILNEELAKARAPRFMDVGLGWVGPTLIIHGTEEQRRRFLRPILTGEEIWCQGFSEPNAGSDLANVQTRAVRQGDYYIVNGQKIWTSGAQHAHWMILLCRTDPSAPKHKGLSYLMVDMRSPGITVREMETMAGTRIFCQVFLEDVKVPVVNLVGEEGKGWYVATTTLDFERSLVHLPVEYRQMVLSLVDYSRQGMPPGVRPLARAALAERFIETEVAYNLSLRVVSLQARGMVPNYEASIVKLYCSEQRIAATAMRLLSLYAQVTGREGPWAPLGGRVGRLYLYAVAATIGGGTSEIQRNIIAIRGLGLPRG